In Halococcus salsus, one DNA window encodes the following:
- a CDS encoding ABC1 kinase family protein gives MNVRAYGRFFVVLRQFLPLILAYLRDRRRFVVFGGRRRVTSEMRTERARILLDSLLTLGPTFIKLGQILSTRPDVLPGEYVAELSKLQDEVPPAEWDEARQVIEAEFGSAETAFDSFETDAISGASLGQVYRAEFEGEAVAVKVRRPGIVDLVEADLKVVKWSLPLVIRFIGEARSFSLETLAEEFDKTIHQELDYAREARMLQEIKGNFADNDEVRIPEVVEERSTSRVLTMEYVSGTKITAVDELDAMGVDRTALAERLERVYLQMIVDDGVFHADPHPGNLAVEPDGTLVFYDFGMSGRVDPYIQDKIIEFYMGIANQDIDAILDALVEMGTLSPEADRETMGNVMELAIQDVRGEEVEQYRVQEVVSQVEDTIYEFPLRLPANLALVLRVATVVEGVCVTLSPKFDFISVATDYLVEQGYREEGVRQFLEGRSEEVQDLARAAVRTPPKMERLLDRLDREDIVLHTDIEDTDNLLDTLANRLIFGVLLAVGVLSTTFLYATTDLIATGVAAAFSLVVAFYLARSFRRSTPVADTAPEFTRQGLSQPPGRQGNEQDGQSGIEAMAQTGSDIADDADAESIAIERESDDSKR, from the coding sequence GTGAACGTTCGGGCGTACGGACGGTTCTTCGTCGTCCTCCGGCAGTTCCTCCCCCTGATTCTGGCGTACCTCCGCGACCGCCGGCGGTTCGTGGTCTTCGGCGGCCGGCGGCGGGTCACGAGCGAGATGCGGACCGAACGCGCGCGGATACTGCTGGACTCGTTGCTCACCCTCGGGCCGACGTTCATCAAGCTCGGCCAGATCCTCTCGACCCGGCCCGACGTCCTGCCCGGCGAGTACGTCGCCGAGCTCTCGAAACTCCAAGACGAGGTGCCGCCCGCCGAGTGGGACGAGGCCCGGCAGGTGATCGAAGCCGAGTTCGGGTCGGCCGAGACGGCGTTCGACTCGTTCGAGACGGACGCCATCTCGGGGGCGAGCCTCGGGCAGGTCTACCGCGCCGAGTTCGAGGGCGAGGCGGTCGCGGTGAAGGTCCGTCGACCGGGGATCGTCGACCTCGTGGAGGCCGACCTCAAGGTGGTGAAGTGGAGCCTCCCGCTGGTGATCCGGTTCATCGGTGAGGCGCGGTCGTTCTCGCTCGAAACCCTCGCCGAGGAGTTCGACAAGACGATCCACCAGGAGCTCGACTACGCCCGCGAGGCCCGGATGCTCCAGGAGATCAAGGGCAACTTCGCCGACAACGACGAGGTCCGGATCCCGGAGGTCGTCGAGGAACGCTCCACCTCGCGGGTGCTCACGATGGAGTACGTCTCGGGCACGAAGATCACCGCGGTCGACGAGCTCGATGCGATGGGGGTCGACCGAACGGCGCTCGCCGAGCGGCTCGAACGGGTCTACCTCCAGATGATCGTCGACGACGGCGTGTTCCACGCCGACCCACACCCGGGCAACCTCGCGGTCGAACCCGACGGCACCCTCGTGTTCTACGACTTCGGCATGAGCGGCCGGGTCGATCCCTACATCCAGGACAAGATCATCGAGTTCTACATGGGGATCGCGAACCAGGACATCGACGCGATCCTCGACGCACTGGTCGAGATGGGCACCCTCAGCCCGGAGGCCGACCGCGAGACGATGGGCAACGTGATGGAGCTCGCGATCCAGGACGTCCGCGGCGAGGAGGTCGAACAGTACCGCGTCCAGGAGGTGGTGAGCCAGGTCGAGGACACCATCTACGAGTTCCCCCTCAGGCTACCGGCCAACCTCGCGCTCGTGCTCCGGGTGGCGACGGTGGTCGAGGGCGTCTGTGTCACGCTCTCGCCGAAGTTCGACTTCATCTCGGTCGCCACCGACTACCTCGTCGAGCAGGGCTACCGTGAGGAGGGTGTCCGACAGTTCCTCGAAGGCCGGAGCGAGGAGGTGCAGGACCTCGCACGCGCGGCGGTCCGAACCCCGCCGAAGATGGAGCGCCTGCTCGACCGCCTCGACCGCGAGGACATCGTGCTCCACACCGACATCGAGGACACCGACAACCTGCTCGACACCCTCGCGAACCGGCTGATCTTCGGGGTGCTCCTCGCGGTCGGGGTGCTCTCGACGACCTTCCTCTACGCGACCACCGACCTCATCGCGACGGGCGTGGCGGCGGCGTTCTCGCTGGTGGTGGCGTTCTACCTCGCCCGGTCGTTCCGGCGATCGACCCCGGTCGCGGACACCGCACCGGAGTTCACGCGCCAGGGCTTGAGCCAGCCGCCCGGTAGGCAGGGGAACGAGCAGGACGGACAGAGCGGTATCGAGGCGATGGCGCAGACTGGAAGCGACATCGCCGACGACGCGGACGCCGAGTCGATCGCTATCGAGCGCGAGTCCGACGACTCGAAGCGATGA
- a CDS encoding Hsp20/alpha crystallin family protein: MSLSDALANLPEPVFADGYESETAYLLVVDLPGVTDETLDVRVERGRLHVEARRAKTPPTAFRYRREDRPLFVEFSLPLVPRIDETGIEGSLDHGTLTLTLPKREATATSIPITTDDRSDGQ; encoded by the coding sequence ATGTCGCTGTCAGACGCGCTGGCGAACCTCCCCGAACCCGTGTTCGCCGACGGCTACGAGTCCGAGACGGCGTACCTCCTCGTGGTCGACCTGCCGGGCGTGACCGACGAGACGCTCGACGTCCGGGTCGAGCGGGGTCGCCTCCACGTCGAGGCACGACGGGCGAAAACCCCGCCGACGGCCTTCCGCTACCGCCGCGAGGACCGCCCGCTGTTCGTGGAGTTCAGCCTCCCGCTCGTCCCCCGTATCGACGAGACCGGGATCGAGGGGAGCCTCGACCACGGGACGCTCACCCTCACCCTCCCGAAGCGCGAGGCCACGGCGACCTCGATCCCGATAACCACCGACGACCGAAGCGACGGCCAGTGA
- the ribB gene encoding 3,4-dihydroxy-2-butanone-4-phosphate synthase, whose protein sequence is MSRTERAADHADPVERAIEAFRAGDPVLVHDAADREGETDLIYPAGAVTPAAVARLRNDAGGLVCVAVSDAVAHAFDLPFAREVIDHPVASGETLSYGDRSSFSLTVNHRDTYTGITDDDRSTTITALSRAASAPDTFDFAAEFRAPGHVHLLRGAPDLLADRRGHTELGLALAAAAERPPAVVVCEMLDDSGGALSPADARAYADHEGLVYVEGARIVERFDRS, encoded by the coding sequence ATGTCGCGAACAGAACGAGCCGCCGACCACGCCGACCCCGTCGAGCGCGCCATCGAGGCGTTCCGGGCGGGCGATCCGGTGTTGGTCCACGACGCCGCCGACCGCGAGGGCGAGACCGACCTGATCTACCCCGCAGGGGCCGTGACACCCGCGGCCGTCGCCCGCCTCCGCAACGACGCCGGCGGCCTGGTCTGCGTCGCGGTCTCCGACGCGGTCGCCCACGCGTTCGACCTCCCGTTCGCCCGCGAGGTCATCGACCATCCGGTCGCCAGCGGCGAGACCCTGAGCTACGGCGACCGGTCATCGTTCTCGCTCACGGTGAACCACCGCGACACCTACACCGGGATCACCGACGACGACCGTTCGACGACCATCACGGCGCTCTCGCGGGCCGCGAGTGCGCCCGACACGTTCGACTTCGCGGCCGAGTTTCGCGCGCCCGGCCACGTCCACCTCCTGCGGGGCGCACCCGACTTGTTGGCGGACCGCCGCGGCCACACCGAACTCGGGCTCGCGCTCGCCGCGGCCGCCGAGCGCCCGCCGGCGGTCGTCGTCTGCGAGATGCTCGACGACTCGGGCGGGGCGCTCTCGCCCGCCGACGCCCGTGCCTACGCCGACCACGAGGGCTTGGTCTACGTCGAGGGCGCGCGTATCGTGGAGCGATTCGACCGCTCGTAA
- a CDS encoding sugar phosphate isomerase/epimerase family protein, whose product MAVRRGFVTQVGMGYEESFERADEYGLDFVEVMLDGAHERTRLDPDAVRESAADHDLDLLVHLPFALDIASPFEHVREGALRELLAAIETAVDCGAEKGVVHASTSAWSAAWDPEDLRPNLFETVRELDEFARNHDFAVCVENIPGDLLPAGEFPDLFEATEARMTLDTGHARMNGLSSEEMGDLLATHGDRITHIHLNDTRKPADEHLPFGSGTIDFERVLEPLSEGWAGTLSLEVFTREWDYIETSVDHLDALLA is encoded by the coding sequence ATGGCCGTTCGACGGGGGTTCGTCACGCAGGTCGGGATGGGCTACGAGGAGTCGTTCGAGCGCGCCGACGAGTACGGGCTCGACTTCGTGGAGGTGATGCTGGACGGCGCGCACGAGCGGACCCGCCTCGACCCGGACGCAGTGCGCGAGTCGGCCGCCGACCACGACCTCGACCTCCTGGTACACCTCCCGTTCGCGCTCGACATCGCCTCGCCGTTCGAGCACGTTCGCGAGGGCGCGCTCCGGGAGCTCCTCGCGGCGATCGAGACCGCGGTCGACTGTGGAGCCGAGAAGGGCGTCGTCCACGCGAGCACGTCGGCGTGGTCGGCCGCGTGGGACCCCGAGGACCTCCGGCCCAACCTCTTCGAGACGGTGCGCGAACTCGACGAGTTCGCCCGGAACCACGACTTCGCGGTCTGTGTGGAGAACATCCCTGGCGACCTCCTGCCCGCCGGCGAGTTCCCCGACCTCTTCGAGGCGACCGAGGCCCGGATGACCCTCGACACCGGTCACGCTCGGATGAACGGACTCAGCTCCGAAGAGATGGGCGACCTGCTGGCGACCCACGGCGACCGGATCACCCATATCCACCTCAACGACACCCGCAAGCCCGCCGACGAGCACCTCCCGTTCGGGTCGGGCACCATCGACTTCGAGCGCGTCCTCGAACCCCTCTCGGAGGGTTGGGCCGGCACGCTCTCGCTCGAAGTGTTCACCCGGGAGTGGGACTACATCGAGACCAGCGTCGACCACCTCGACGCGCTGCTCGCCTGA
- a CDS encoding branched-chain amino acid transaminase, producing the protein MGFDEMDVDTIWMDGEFVDWDEAQVHVLTHGLHYGSGVFEGVRCYDTEEGPAIFRWDEHLDRFYDSAKPYDMDIDHTREELTEATLELIERQDLESCYIRPIAFYGYNTLGVSPQDCPTQTAIACWPWGTYLGDDALENGVDVMVSSWRKHASSQIPTNAKTTGLYVNSMLAGEEARRNGYVEAIVLNKEGNVAEGPGENLFLVRDGTIHTPGFAESILDGITRRSVVTLARERGYDVDDSASISRGELYTADELFFTGTAAEITPIRSVDDTTIGDGERGPVTEDLQSAFFDLVERRTDDHDEWFTHLS; encoded by the coding sequence ATGGGATTCGACGAGATGGACGTCGACACGATCTGGATGGACGGGGAGTTCGTCGACTGGGACGAGGCGCAGGTCCACGTCCTCACGCACGGTCTCCACTACGGCTCCGGGGTCTTCGAGGGCGTCCGCTGCTACGACACCGAGGAGGGCCCGGCGATATTCCGGTGGGACGAACACCTCGACCGGTTCTACGACTCCGCGAAGCCGTACGACATGGACATCGACCACACGCGCGAGGAACTCACCGAGGCGACCCTCGAACTCATCGAGCGCCAGGACCTCGAATCGTGTTACATCCGACCGATCGCCTTCTACGGCTACAACACGCTCGGCGTGAGCCCGCAGGACTGCCCCACGCAGACCGCCATCGCGTGCTGGCCATGGGGGACCTACCTCGGCGACGACGCGCTCGAGAACGGCGTCGACGTGATGGTCTCCTCGTGGCGCAAACACGCCTCTAGCCAAATTCCGACCAACGCCAAGACCACTGGCCTCTACGTCAACTCGATGCTCGCGGGCGAGGAGGCCAGAAGAAACGGCTACGTCGAGGCCATCGTGCTCAACAAGGAGGGTAACGTCGCCGAGGGCCCCGGCGAGAACCTCTTCCTGGTTCGCGACGGCACCATCCACACTCCGGGCTTCGCCGAGAGCATCCTCGACGGGATCACCCGCCGGTCGGTCGTCACGCTCGCGCGCGAACGCGGCTACGACGTCGACGACTCGGCCTCGATCTCCCGCGGCGAACTCTACACCGCCGACGAACTCTTCTTCACCGGCACCGCCGCCGAGATCACCCCGATCCGCTCGGTCGACGACACCACCATCGGCGACGGTGAGCGCGGCCCCGTCACCGAGGACCTCCAGTCGGCCTTCTTCGACCTCGTCGAGCGCCGCACCGACGACCACGACGAGTGGTTCACCCACCTTTCTTAA
- a CDS encoding transcriptional regulator, producing MSRSALVGNVTAMLEDAGFLVSERCAVRPKSFDVAARRDDSLLLVKILGNIDAFDGRTGIEMRRLGGFLDATPMVIGLRTRDEELKPGVMYLRHGVPVLSPDTALDLFVEDVPPMIYAAPGGLYVNIDGKVLADEREERDWSLGRLATELGVSRRTVSKYEDGMNASVEVAARMEDLLDAPLANPVDVFESPEALADDDESESDSAEDSLVAVLTRVGFDVHPTTRAPFTTVSEDDGTAENVLTGNSAFTPTAEKRARIMSSLGTVTRTRSVYVVDKSKRDAVEGTALIEREEIDAIRDPDDLRDLIQERAEEPA from the coding sequence ATGTCACGGTCCGCGCTGGTCGGCAACGTGACCGCCATGCTCGAGGACGCGGGCTTCCTCGTGAGCGAGCGGTGTGCGGTGCGGCCGAAGAGCTTCGACGTCGCCGCCCGCCGCGACGACAGCCTCCTGCTCGTGAAGATCCTCGGGAACATCGACGCGTTCGACGGACGCACAGGGATAGAGATGCGACGCCTCGGCGGCTTCCTCGACGCAACCCCGATGGTGATCGGGCTCCGAACCCGCGACGAGGAGCTCAAACCCGGCGTGATGTACCTCCGCCACGGGGTTCCCGTGTTGAGCCCCGACACCGCCCTCGACCTCTTCGTCGAGGACGTCCCACCGATGATCTACGCCGCCCCCGGTGGGCTCTACGTCAACATCGACGGGAAGGTGCTCGCCGACGAACGCGAGGAACGCGACTGGAGCCTCGGGCGGCTCGCGACCGAACTCGGTGTCTCGCGACGGACGGTCTCGAAGTACGAGGACGGCATGAACGCCTCCGTCGAGGTCGCCGCGCGGATGGAGGACCTCCTCGACGCCCCGCTCGCGAACCCCGTCGACGTCTTCGAGAGCCCCGAGGCGCTCGCGGACGACGACGAGAGCGAATCGGACTCGGCCGAGGACTCGCTGGTCGCCGTACTGACGAGGGTCGGGTTCGACGTCCACCCCACGACCCGCGCGCCGTTCACCACCGTGAGCGAGGACGACGGCACCGCCGAGAACGTTCTGACCGGGAACTCGGCGTTCACCCCGACCGCCGAGAAACGCGCCCGGATCATGAGTTCGCTCGGGACCGTCACGCGAACCCGGTCGGTCTACGTCGTCGACAAGTCGAAGCGCGACGCCGTCGAGGGCACCGCGCTGATCGAGCGCGAGGAGATCGACGCCATCCGCGACCCCGACGACCTCCGCGACCTGATCCAGGAACGCGCCGAGGAACCCGCCTGA
- a CDS encoding tRNA(Ile)(2)-agmatinylcytidine synthase, with protein sequence MTLIGFDDTDSREAGMCTTYLAARVAERIRAAGGTVERLVLVRLNPAIEHKTRGNAALCVHTDLASEDAVVIARDAVEALAVTDDPRTNPGLVVADGEVPDPVVEFARRALRERLDIEEAEALVDAAGYRHAGWKNARGVVGALAAVGAWAAFDDWTYEHIAYREAHRRGTPREFDHESVFEAADRGYPTVWDTVDRVEGTAVCVPHAPGPILYGIRGDDPDAVRAVAEGIESEPVERRALFVTNQGTDAHLGDGSVGETRDGRAYRLDGTVESAPETRRGGHVFFDLSDGERSLPCAAFEPTKRFRDRVRALRVGDRLTVCGEVSNGTLKLEKFAVRDLVRTEPVVPDCPECGRSMESAGRDQGYRCRRCGTDAPGKIDREIDRGLELGWYEVPPCARRHIAKPLVRGGFDAPTHPER encoded by the coding sequence GTGACGCTCATCGGGTTCGACGACACCGACTCACGCGAGGCGGGGATGTGTACCACCTACCTCGCCGCGCGGGTCGCCGAGCGGATACGAGCGGCCGGCGGGACCGTCGAGCGCCTGGTGCTCGTTCGGCTGAACCCCGCGATCGAACACAAGACGCGGGGTAACGCCGCGCTCTGCGTCCACACCGACCTCGCCAGCGAGGACGCCGTCGTCATCGCTCGCGACGCGGTCGAGGCACTCGCCGTGACCGACGACCCGCGGACGAACCCCGGGCTGGTGGTCGCCGACGGGGAGGTTCCCGATCCCGTCGTCGAGTTCGCGCGGCGCGCGCTCCGGGAACGGCTCGACATCGAGGAGGCGGAGGCGCTCGTCGACGCCGCCGGCTATCGACACGCGGGCTGGAAGAACGCGCGTGGCGTGGTGGGGGCGCTCGCGGCGGTCGGGGCCTGGGCGGCGTTCGACGACTGGACCTACGAGCACATCGCCTACCGTGAGGCTCACCGGCGCGGCACACCGCGCGAGTTCGACCACGAGTCGGTGTTCGAAGCGGCGGATCGCGGCTATCCGACGGTGTGGGACACCGTCGACCGAGTGGAGGGGACGGCGGTCTGCGTGCCGCACGCACCGGGACCGATCCTCTACGGGATCCGAGGCGACGACCCGGACGCGGTGCGGGCGGTGGCGGAAGGCATCGAGAGCGAACCGGTCGAACGGAGGGCGCTGTTCGTGACGAACCAGGGCACCGACGCGCACCTCGGGGATGGGTCCGTGGGTGAGACACGGGACGGACGGGCCTACCGTCTCGACGGGACCGTCGAGTCCGCACCCGAGACCCGCCGTGGTGGGCACGTCTTCTTCGACCTCTCGGATGGCGAGAGATCGCTTCCGTGTGCCGCGTTCGAGCCGACGAAGCGGTTCCGCGACCGGGTGCGCGCGCTCCGGGTCGGCGACCGGCTCACCGTCTGTGGCGAAGTGTCGAACGGGACCCTCAAGCTCGAGAAGTTCGCGGTTCGCGACCTCGTGCGAACCGAACCAGTAGTACCCGACTGTCCCGAGTGCGGGCGCTCGATGGAGAGCGCCGGCCGGGACCAGGGCTATCGCTGTCGACGGTGTGGGACCGACGCACCCGGGAAGATCGATCGGGAGATCGACCGTGGGCTCGAACTCGGCTGGTACGAGGTGCCGCCGTGTGCCCGCCGCCACATCGCCAAACCGCTCGTCAGGGGCGGGTTCGACGCGCCGACCCATCCCGAGCGGTAG
- a CDS encoding threonine synthase, translating to MPATLRCPACGTTYTDRWRCTCGHPLDFADRPLPDRPAPAFSDVDTRDGLWTFEEFLPVEKRTSLGEGWTPLVDAPDWNCAFKLEYVSPTGSFKDRGAVTTISRALEVGAERVVEDSSGNAGTAIATYAARAGLAAEIFTPADAKPAKLRAIERAGATLHPTEGSREDVTDAAIDAVEENGGWYASHSWNPAFFAGTQTFAFEVAAQRDWEVPDAVVLPLGHGTLFLGAYRGFRALRDAGWTGEIPRLLGAQATGYAPIADPDGTDDRNDLADGIHIREPVRAEEIREAIGTTDGDAIAIDAEHTEREHDRLGRAGFNVEPTCAVATAALAEYRERGVLDETDDIVVPLTGTGLKG from the coding sequence ATGCCCGCAACCCTCCGGTGTCCCGCCTGCGGCACCACCTACACCGACCGCTGGCGGTGCACCTGCGGCCACCCGCTCGACTTCGCCGACCGCCCGCTCCCCGACCGCCCCGCACCCGCGTTCTCCGACGTGGACACTCGCGACGGGCTCTGGACCTTTGAGGAATTCCTCCCGGTCGAGAAGCGGACCAGCCTCGGCGAGGGCTGGACCCCGCTGGTCGACGCGCCCGACTGGAACTGCGCGTTCAAACTCGAATACGTCTCGCCCACGGGGAGCTTCAAGGACCGCGGCGCGGTCACCACGATCTCCCGCGCCCTCGAAGTCGGTGCCGAACGCGTGGTCGAGGACTCCTCGGGCAACGCCGGCACGGCCATCGCGACCTACGCCGCCCGCGCGGGCCTCGCCGCCGAGATATTCACCCCGGCGGACGCGAAACCCGCGAAACTCCGGGCCATCGAGCGCGCCGGCGCGACCCTCCACCCCACCGAGGGCTCGCGCGAGGACGTGACCGACGCCGCCATCGACGCGGTCGAGGAGAACGGGGGTTGGTACGCGAGCCACTCGTGGAACCCCGCGTTCTTCGCCGGCACACAGACGTTCGCCTTCGAGGTCGCGGCCCAGCGCGACTGGGAGGTCCCCGACGCGGTCGTGCTCCCGCTCGGCCACGGCACCCTCTTCCTCGGGGCCTATCGTGGGTTTCGCGCGCTCCGTGATGCGGGCTGGACGGGAGAAATTCCGCGATTGCTCGGCGCGCAGGCGACGGGTTACGCCCCGATCGCGGACCCCGACGGAACCGACGACCGAAACGACCTCGCCGACGGCATCCACATCCGTGAGCCGGTGAGAGCCGAGGAGATCCGCGAGGCGATCGGGACGACCGACGGCGACGCGATCGCCATCGACGCCGAACACACCGAACGCGAACACGACCGGCTCGGCCGCGCGGGTTTCAACGTCGAACCGACCTGCGCGGTGGCGACCGCCGCGCTCGCCGAGTACCGCGAACGAGGGGTCCTCGACGAAACCGACGATATCGTCGTCCCGCTCACCGGCACCGGCCTGAAGGGCTGA
- a CDS encoding acyltransferase: MTKRHVTLPPAADAGLETFLTEVDDRLSGPEDTCDVVAETLAGLYGDDDAYRRFRDDGAVSAAERVRLQGYDPCNATLESEYYAEKDEEAFERSKHLQWLWRQFDATPMADNVEFALRFRAMLANHLFAEAGENLRLFKGITMTYGHNIEMGDNTVVHDDVHLDDRGRLTIGSRVSIADDSHVYSHDHDIVDQTDVTNFHTFIADDARLGYDSMVRAGVRVGENAMVGARSLLQRDVPDHHVAVGTPAKSVRVKPGWESVADPIEEANEDRRDERRVAVDLPADLDEYDEFGRDRRPPT; the protein is encoded by the coding sequence ATGACAAAGCGCCACGTCACGCTGCCGCCGGCAGCGGACGCGGGACTCGAAACGTTCCTGACCGAGGTCGACGACCGGCTGTCCGGCCCCGAGGACACCTGCGACGTGGTCGCCGAGACCCTCGCGGGCCTCTACGGCGACGACGACGCCTACCGGCGGTTCCGGGACGACGGCGCGGTCTCGGCCGCCGAACGCGTCCGCCTCCAGGGCTACGACCCCTGCAACGCGACCCTCGAAAGCGAGTACTATGCCGAGAAGGACGAGGAGGCGTTCGAGCGCTCGAAACACCTCCAGTGGCTCTGGCGGCAGTTCGACGCCACGCCGATGGCCGACAACGTCGAGTTCGCCCTCCGCTTCCGGGCGATGCTCGCGAACCACCTCTTCGCCGAGGCCGGCGAGAACCTCCGGCTGTTCAAGGGCATCACGATGACCTACGGCCACAACATCGAGATGGGCGACAACACCGTGGTCCACGACGACGTCCACCTCGACGACCGTGGCCGGCTCACGATCGGCTCGCGGGTCAGCATCGCCGACGACTCACACGTCTACAGCCACGACCACGACATCGTCGACCAGACCGACGTCACCAACTTCCACACGTTCATCGCGGACGACGCGCGCCTCGGTTACGACTCGATGGTCAGGGCGGGGGTACGGGTCGGCGAGAACGCGATGGTCGGCGCACGGTCACTGCTCCAGCGCGACGTGCCAGACCACCACGTCGCGGTCGGCACGCCCGCGAAGTCGGTGCGGGTGAAACCGGGCTGGGAGTCGGTCGCCGACCCGATCGAGGAGGCGAACGAGGACCGCCGCGACGAACGACGGGTGGCCGTCGACCTCCCCGCGGACCTCGACGAGTACGACGAGTTCGGCCGCGACCGCCGCCCGCCGACGTGA
- a CDS encoding DUF7344 domain-containing protein: protein MTERFPSPSRGPAETVTSMPATPSGSADARQRHALAYLSHFEYPVELRTLAAYVAADEGNVPVEAVDDRVREETAIALHHIDLPHLIAVGVVEYDPESRMVVATENAPVGRYVDVTEGPRSFDAV, encoded by the coding sequence ATGACCGAACGCTTCCCCTCACCCAGCCGCGGCCCGGCGGAGACGGTCACCTCGATGCCAGCGACGCCGTCCGGGTCGGCCGACGCCCGGCAGCGCCACGCGCTCGCGTATCTCTCGCACTTCGAGTATCCGGTCGAGCTCCGGACGCTCGCGGCGTACGTCGCGGCCGACGAGGGGAACGTGCCGGTCGAAGCCGTCGACGACCGGGTACGCGAGGAGACCGCGATCGCGCTCCACCACATCGACCTCCCGCACCTCATCGCCGTCGGCGTCGTGGAGTACGACCCCGAGAGCCGGATGGTCGTCGCGACCGAAAACGCGCCCGTGGGCCGATACGTCGACGTCACCGAGGGGCCACGCTCGTTCGACGCCGTCTGA
- the glp gene encoding gephyrin-like molybdotransferase Glp: MSQPAGFKRLTRLDAARDRLLERVAPVERTTTTRLDAADGRVLAEPIDAARDVPHYTRAAMDGFAVRATETFGASERSPAPLRVADEPGPEAAVRVHTGSPLPDGADAVVMVEHTEPVGDGIEVTAAVAEGENVAPAGEDVAAGQHLYDAGHRLRPADLGLLKSVGIREIPVYERPTVGVIPTGEELVQADPGPGEVVETNGLTVSRYVERWGGRATYRDVVTDDHAALRAAIERDTTADLVVTAGGSSVGERDLLPAVVEDAGELLVHGVGLKPGHPVGFGVVNDTPVVLLPGYPVSCIVGAVQLLRPALKRAGRLPPDPFPTTTARLDRKVRSDVGTRTFVRVRLDGTDGERTAVPTRASGAGALSSVAFADGWVVVPEEREGIPADEPVAVEHWGRLP, from the coding sequence ATGAGCCAACCGGCCGGGTTCAAACGCCTGACCCGCCTCGACGCGGCCCGCGACCGCCTCCTCGAACGCGTCGCGCCGGTCGAGCGGACCACGACGACCCGCCTCGACGCCGCCGACGGCCGCGTGCTCGCCGAACCGATCGACGCGGCACGCGACGTCCCCCACTACACCCGCGCCGCGATGGACGGCTTCGCGGTCCGAGCGACCGAGACCTTCGGGGCGAGCGAGCGCTCGCCCGCTCCCCTTCGGGTCGCCGACGAGCCGGGTCCCGAGGCCGCGGTACGGGTACACACCGGGAGCCCGCTGCCCGACGGGGCGGACGCGGTGGTGATGGTCGAGCACACGGAGCCGGTCGGCGACGGGATCGAAGTCACCGCGGCCGTCGCCGAAGGCGAGAACGTCGCTCCGGCCGGGGAGGACGTCGCGGCGGGGCAACACCTCTACGACGCCGGTCATCGCCTCCGACCCGCCGACCTCGGTCTGTTGAAGTCCGTCGGGATCCGTGAGATACCGGTCTACGAGCGGCCGACGGTCGGCGTGATCCCGACGGGCGAGGAGCTCGTCCAGGCCGACCCCGGCCCGGGCGAGGTGGTCGAGACGAACGGGCTCACGGTCTCGCGGTACGTCGAGCGCTGGGGCGGGCGCGCGACCTACCGCGACGTGGTGACCGACGACCACGCCGCGCTCCGGGCGGCGATCGAGCGCGATACCACGGCCGACCTCGTCGTCACCGCGGGCGGGTCGTCGGTCGGCGAGCGCGACCTGCTCCCGGCCGTCGTCGAGGACGCGGGCGAACTGCTCGTCCACGGGGTCGGGCTCAAGCCGGGCCACCCGGTCGGTTTCGGCGTCGTCAACGACACACCGGTGGTGCTGTTGCCGGGCTATCCGGTTTCGTGTATCGTCGGTGCCGTTCAGCTCCTCCGCCCGGCGCTGAAACGTGCCGGGCGGCTGCCGCCGGACCCGTTCCCGACGACCACCGCCCGACTCGACCGGAAGGTCCGGAGCGACGTCGGCACGCGAACGTTCGTGCGGGTCCGTCTCGACGGGACCGACGGTGAGCGGACGGCGGTACCGACCCGGGCCAGCGGCGCGGGCGCGTTGTCGAGCGTCGCGTTCGCCGACGGTTGGGTCGTCGTTCCCGAGGAACGCGAGGGGATCCCGGCGGACGAACCCGTCGCGGTCGAGCACTGGGGGCGGTTGCCGTGA